The following are encoded in a window of Phaseolus vulgaris cultivar G19833 chromosome 3, P. vulgaris v2.0, whole genome shotgun sequence genomic DNA:
- the LOC137805893 gene encoding protein MAIN-LIKE 1-like, with the protein MSKMGAPHPRILPAVELSGLAALIGASYDTIDKGLLCAFVERWHPETNSFHLLVGELTITLDDVSNLLHHPIMGQFYTYPSLNTTTTTDLLVDSLRVDRGVVAAETRHCRGGHVRLSWLREMYEDACTRRQWTVAARAYLLHLVGCTIFADKSATSVSVSYLGLFVDLRHTGGYSWAAATLTHMYEQLGDGSYANTRQLAGYVTLFSSCIYEHFPSIGHRQLRDAYVEDEPRCMKYVVGSRLSTLASVRMQLDSLCVGVVQWIPYEEHRAVRPFEWISLFSGYIRLRVCRQMHFPERVLRQFGYIQCIPSHPTTVHHGDPSTSDIDHRWLDYNANLVQGVVLAADVGTRVPAYLEWFRSISHPYIIQMAEDDRPPVITHYG; encoded by the coding sequence ATGAGTAAGATGGGTGCTCCTCATCCTCGGATACTACctgcagtggagttgtcaggtTTAGCTGCACTTATTGGGGCAAGCTATGACACGATAGACAAAGGACTGTTGTGTGCCTTTGTAGAAAGGTGGCACCCAGAGACAAATTCATTTCATCTGCTTGTAGGTGAGTTGACCATCACATTGGATGATGTGTCGAATTTGTTGCACCACCCAATTATGGGGCAATTCTACACGTATCCGAGCTTGAATACAACTACGACGACCGATTTGCTTGTTGATTCACTTCGTGTAGATCGGGGAGTAGTAGCTGCTGAGACTCGTCATTGTCGGGGTGGACATGTGCGTCTAAGCTGGTTGAGGGAGATGTATGAGGACGCATGTACCAGGAGACAATGGACTGTTGCTGCACGGGCATATTTGCTACACCTAGTAGGTTGCACCATCTTTGCAGATAAGAGTGCTACGTCGGTTAGTGTATCCTACTTGGGATTATTTGTAGATTTAAGGCACACCGGAGGATACTCGTGGGCAGCAGCTACTTTGACCCACATGTATGAGCAGTTGGGAGATGGTTCCTATGCAAATACTAGACAGTTAGCTGGGTATGTCACGCTATTTTCATCATGTATATATGAGCACTTTCCGAGTATTGGACACCGACAGCTTCGGGATGCCTATGTTGAGGATGAGCCGCGGTGTATGAAATATGTGGTCGGGAGTAGGTTGTCCACACTTGCCTCAGTTCGGATGCAATTAGATAGCCTTTGTGTTGGTGTTGTTCAATGGATACCCTATGAAGAGCATAGAGCGGTGCGTCCTTTTGAGTGGATTTCATTATTTTCCGGGTACATTCGGTTGAGGGTTTGTAGGCAGATGCATTTCCCTGAACGTGTACTCAGACAGTTTGGATATATACAGTGTATCCCTAGTCACCCAACCACCGTTCATCATGGCGATCCATCCACATCTGATATCGACCATCGATGGTTAGATTATAATGCTAACCTCGTACAGGGTGTAGTATTAGCAGCTGATGTTGGAACCCGTGTTCCTGCATATTTGGAGTGGTTCCGGTCTATATCACACCCATATATCATCCAGATGGCTGAGGATGATCGACCTCCGGTGATTACCCATTATGGATGA
- the LOC137805589 gene encoding uncharacterized protein produces the protein MNLHKELCQGRQEYIDLFGGDERFEFLKNSLLVDHMISIDKWMTIPDMGYVIVNRYNVIVVCLSLKQSLTIFPLRSQPPTDFNHHRIICIGHVHGNHFVQV, from the exons TTGTCAAGGGCGTCAAGAATATATTGATTTGTTTGGCGGGGATGAACgatttgaatttttgaaaaattcactTCTAGTTGACCACATG ATAAGTATAGATAAGTGGATGACAATACCAGATATGGGATACGTTATTGTAAATCGATATAATGTGATTGTTGTGTGTTTATCTCTTAAACAATCATTGACTATTTTTCCATTAAGATCCCAACCTCCAACAGATTTTAATCATCACCGCATCATCTGTATTGGACATGTTCATGGAAATCATTTTGTTCAG GTTTAG